A section of the Myxococcus virescens genome encodes:
- a CDS encoding M24 family metallopeptidase encodes MTRVRHALLSALLLAAPIASAAPADPIASQDAWPRIRKERIQKLLPQAMARANVDAWVVICRENDNDPLAIHVGCENAGGTAAFLFLKQDAAVRGVALSPEGEATALRDVGPLDEVVPLPRGTNLYAQVASRLAAAKPKRIAVNSSTSIAVADGLSATQRAALEKALTPALRKKLVSSEDLVSEWLSVKLPEEVDILRKAAALTSQMEIEAYRAVVPGKTRDVDVARFLRQRMMELGVGDAWAPDQNPNVQSGPTRGHSHATERVIQPGDFIQTDFGIRVGGMWVTDIQRFAYVLAPGETQPPKEALEKWEKGKKGSRIALATLKPGVRGWDVDKAQRDWMREAGSAPVMWGTGHPVGYWAHDVGPALSGAQQGKPAAGQAARIVRPGQVFAFDGFFAWPDGGEGEQRIIAVEEMAVVTETGAEYLIPPQEDLVLIPSPGPSRPVP; translated from the coding sequence ATGACTCGCGTCCGGCACGCCCTGCTCTCCGCCCTGCTCCTCGCCGCCCCCATCGCCAGCGCCGCGCCCGCCGACCCCATCGCGTCCCAGGACGCCTGGCCCCGCATCCGCAAGGAGCGCATCCAGAAGTTGCTGCCCCAGGCCATGGCCCGCGCCAATGTGGACGCGTGGGTGGTCATCTGCCGGGAGAACGACAACGACCCGCTGGCCATCCACGTCGGTTGTGAGAACGCCGGAGGCACCGCTGCCTTCCTGTTCCTCAAGCAGGACGCGGCCGTGCGCGGCGTGGCCCTGTCACCGGAAGGCGAGGCCACCGCGCTCCGCGACGTGGGGCCGCTCGATGAGGTGGTGCCGCTGCCGCGCGGAACGAATCTCTACGCGCAGGTGGCCTCGCGGCTGGCGGCGGCGAAGCCGAAGCGCATCGCCGTCAATTCGTCCACGTCGATAGCGGTGGCGGATGGCCTGTCCGCCACGCAGCGCGCCGCGCTGGAGAAGGCCCTGACGCCCGCGCTGCGCAAGAAGCTGGTGTCCTCCGAGGACCTCGTCTCCGAGTGGCTCTCCGTGAAGCTGCCCGAGGAGGTGGACATCCTCCGCAAGGCCGCCGCGCTGACGTCCCAGATGGAGATAGAGGCCTACCGCGCGGTGGTGCCGGGCAAGACGCGCGACGTCGATGTGGCCCGCTTCCTCCGCCAGCGCATGATGGAGCTGGGCGTGGGCGACGCCTGGGCGCCGGACCAGAACCCCAACGTCCAGAGCGGCCCCACGCGCGGGCACTCCCACGCCACCGAGCGCGTCATCCAGCCGGGTGACTTCATCCAGACGGACTTCGGCATCCGCGTGGGCGGCATGTGGGTGACGGACATCCAGCGCTTCGCCTACGTGCTGGCGCCGGGCGAGACGCAGCCGCCCAAGGAGGCCCTGGAGAAGTGGGAGAAGGGCAAGAAAGGCAGCCGGATTGCATTGGCCACCCTGAAACCCGGCGTGCGCGGCTGGGACGTGGACAAGGCCCAGCGTGACTGGATGCGCGAGGCCGGCTCGGCGCCCGTCATGTGGGGAACGGGGCACCCAGTGGGCTACTGGGCGCATGACGTGGGCCCGGCGCTCTCCGGCGCGCAGCAGGGCAAGCCCGCGGCGGGACAGGCGGCGCGCATCGTCCGGCCCGGGCAGGTCTTCGCCTTCGACGGGTTCTTCGCGTGGCCGGACGGCGGCGAGGGCGAGCAGCGCATCATCGCCGTGGAGGAGATGGCCGTCGTCACCGAGACGGGTGCGGAATACCTCATCCCACCCCAGGAGGATTTGGTGCTCATCCCCTCCCCGGGTCCTTCCCGCCCCGTGCCGTGA
- the ung gene encoding uracil-DNA glycosylase: protein MLAEGLPEDWKQELSAALASPSFQELERFVEAERREATVFPSEEDLFSAFRLTPYEDVRVLLLGQDPYHGPGQAHGLAFSVKPGVAPPPSLVNMFKELESDVGVPRPKDGSLIPWARQGVLLLNAVLTVRQAKPNSHAGHGWEDFTDAVIRAVSAKDDPVVFLLWGRYAQKKKKLIDSKRHVVIEGTHPSPLSASNGFFGSRPFSAVNEALECHGRPPIDWRLPA from the coding sequence GTGCTCGCGGAAGGGTTGCCGGAAGACTGGAAGCAGGAGCTGAGCGCGGCGCTGGCGTCGCCGTCGTTCCAGGAACTGGAGCGCTTCGTCGAAGCGGAGCGGCGGGAGGCCACCGTCTTTCCGTCGGAGGAGGACCTCTTCTCCGCCTTCCGGCTCACGCCCTATGAAGACGTGCGGGTGTTGCTGCTGGGCCAGGACCCCTACCACGGGCCGGGACAGGCGCATGGGCTGGCCTTCTCGGTGAAGCCGGGGGTGGCGCCGCCGCCCTCGCTGGTGAACATGTTCAAGGAGCTGGAGAGCGACGTGGGCGTGCCCCGCCCGAAGGACGGCTCTCTGATTCCCTGGGCCCGGCAGGGTGTGCTGCTGCTCAACGCGGTGCTGACGGTGCGGCAGGCGAAGCCCAACAGCCACGCGGGGCACGGCTGGGAGGACTTCACGGACGCCGTCATCCGCGCGGTGAGCGCCAAGGACGACCCGGTGGTGTTCCTGCTGTGGGGCCGCTACGCGCAGAAGAAGAAGAAGCTCATCGACTCGAAGCGGCACGTCGTCATCGAGGGCACACACCCCTCGCCGCTGTCGGCCAGCAATGGCTTCTTCGGCAGCCGTCCCTTCAGCGCCGTGAATGAGGCGCTGGAGTGCCACGGACGTCCGCCCATCGACTGGCGCCTGCCCGCTTGA
- a CDS encoding tetratricopeptide repeat protein: MAKSTSQKRPSKAKKPAASKAKAKKAAAPKKAASRTRAAPRRASAPVSEPAVETPRAPVLEAEPVLADEPTPGRPGPKALPSGETAGRVLPFEIDPKRMEEGLRKLQGEMVHWANKGRYTRVRFKFRGKQLLPDLPLAAVVAAEGLTFYWGGILRVLVANVVGGSVFQVELVNDAEKRVQAGKEALLSGDVDQALVLFREAVAMDRDFPSAHLNVGVALKLKGDREGALAAFEKAKERDPEGPVGTEAERLAAPLRPQG; encoded by the coding sequence ATGGCCAAGAGCACGTCCCAGAAGCGTCCGTCGAAGGCGAAGAAGCCCGCCGCGTCGAAGGCGAAGGCGAAGAAGGCCGCTGCCCCGAAGAAGGCCGCCTCGAGGACCCGCGCCGCGCCCCGTCGCGCCAGCGCGCCGGTGTCCGAGCCCGCCGTCGAAACCCCTCGGGCCCCCGTACTGGAAGCCGAGCCCGTGCTCGCCGACGAACCCACCCCTGGGCGCCCGGGTCCCAAGGCGCTCCCGTCCGGCGAGACCGCGGGCCGCGTGTTGCCCTTCGAAATCGACCCCAAGCGCATGGAAGAAGGGCTGCGCAAGCTCCAGGGGGAGATGGTCCACTGGGCCAACAAGGGCCGCTACACGCGGGTGCGCTTCAAGTTCCGGGGCAAGCAGCTGCTTCCGGACCTGCCGCTGGCCGCCGTGGTGGCCGCGGAGGGGCTCACGTTCTACTGGGGCGGCATCCTGCGCGTGCTTGTCGCCAACGTGGTGGGCGGCAGCGTGTTCCAGGTGGAGCTCGTGAATGACGCGGAGAAGCGCGTCCAGGCCGGCAAGGAGGCCTTGCTGTCGGGCGACGTGGACCAGGCGCTGGTGCTCTTCCGGGAAGCCGTGGCCATGGACCGTGACTTTCCCTCCGCGCACCTCAACGTGGGCGTGGCCTTGAAGCTGAAGGGCGACCGGGAAGGGGCCCTGGCCGCGTTCGAAAAAGCAAAGGAAAGGGACCCGGAAGGACCGGTGGGAACCGAAGCCGAGCGCCTGGCTGCTCCCCTGCGTCCGCAGGGCTGA
- a CDS encoding response regulator gives MQNVLVIDDDAFVLSVVRDILQSAGYGVVTVQSPAEAFNLDLSSVSAILCDYNMPDMNGSDVLTVMREMKDCRVPFIFLTGHEELDDLVSVAIRYGAELLPKPIQPVELVRLLVKQLASAA, from the coding sequence ATGCAGAACGTGCTGGTGATTGACGACGACGCCTTCGTGCTCTCGGTGGTGAGGGACATCCTCCAGAGCGCGGGCTACGGGGTCGTGACGGTGCAGTCACCCGCCGAGGCGTTCAACCTGGACCTGTCCAGCGTCTCCGCCATCCTCTGCGACTACAACATGCCGGACATGAACGGCTCCGACGTGCTCACGGTGATGCGTGAGATGAAGGATTGCCGGGTGCCGTTCATCTTCCTCACCGGACACGAGGAGCTGGATGACCTCGTGTCCGTGGCCATCCGCTACGGCGCGGAGCTGCTGCCCAAGCCCATCCAGCCCGTGGAGTTGGTGCGGCTGCTAGTGAAGCAGCTCGCCTCCGCGGCCTGA
- a CDS encoding CpaF family protein — MTMYTESLRAFLKPVLPYMDDEAVSEIMINGPTDIWIERKGRLTKVDASFTDEGLLGAARNMAQFVGRMLNEERPRLDARLPDGSRIHVVIPPIARKGTTISIRKFFKEKLTVQSLMKFGSLTPQMARLIEAGIATKLNMLVAGGTGSGKTTLLNIVSSLIPDEERILTIEDSAELQLNQSHVVPFESRPPDKFGKGAVDMGDLLHSALRLRPDRIVVGEVRGGEAFHLMQAMNTGHGGSLATTHANTPTDTLRRIESLCLMSGVDLPMVAVRAQVASAINFIICCERLHDGSRKTIALSEVLPLNEKGDYRTQDIFVFTPVTKDEDDHILGYHAPTGIIPNFVSKARAYGFHDLDESFFDPATYGLPPPPTFHAGESYTVRWAPSLKHREEGRPDPAHFKQEWAAFEQRLKQDARDAKAGKAAAAPPPPPAPAVQVQVPASHPTPPPSARARPPEPPPAVKPATPVARPAAAPPRPPPAMDDDATPPPTRNPFAEAPEETRTAIPTEAKVEVSEDLLADDDGPSTVPPRRPPPFTPPSRAPSPNLATGARPALGARRPPPSRPAPEPDEDDDSTQGSNGGSEKTQIRPAPSERPRR, encoded by the coding sequence ATGACGATGTACACCGAGTCACTCCGCGCGTTCCTCAAGCCCGTCCTGCCCTACATGGATGACGAGGCCGTGTCGGAAATCATGATCAACGGCCCGACCGACATCTGGATTGAGCGCAAGGGCCGGCTCACGAAAGTGGATGCATCGTTCACCGACGAAGGCCTGCTCGGCGCCGCGCGCAACATGGCCCAGTTCGTCGGCCGCATGCTCAACGAGGAGCGCCCCCGTCTGGACGCGCGCCTTCCGGATGGCAGCCGCATCCACGTGGTGATTCCGCCCATCGCGCGCAAGGGCACCACCATCTCCATCCGCAAGTTCTTCAAGGAGAAGCTGACGGTCCAATCCTTGATGAAGTTCGGGTCGCTCACGCCGCAGATGGCACGCCTCATCGAGGCCGGCATCGCCACCAAGCTCAACATGCTGGTGGCCGGCGGCACGGGCTCCGGCAAGACGACGCTGCTCAACATCGTGTCGTCGCTCATCCCGGATGAGGAGCGCATCCTCACCATCGAGGACTCGGCCGAGCTCCAGCTCAACCAGTCCCACGTCGTGCCCTTCGAAAGCCGGCCGCCCGACAAGTTCGGCAAGGGCGCGGTGGACATGGGCGATTTGCTCCACTCCGCGCTGCGTCTGCGCCCCGACCGCATCGTCGTCGGTGAGGTGCGCGGCGGCGAGGCCTTCCACCTCATGCAGGCCATGAACACCGGCCACGGCGGCTCGCTGGCCACCACGCACGCCAACACGCCCACGGACACGCTGCGCCGCATCGAGTCGCTGTGCCTCATGTCCGGCGTGGACCTGCCCATGGTGGCTGTGCGCGCCCAGGTGGCCAGCGCCATCAACTTCATCATCTGCTGCGAGCGCCTCCACGACGGCAGCCGCAAGACGATTGCCCTGTCGGAGGTGCTGCCCCTCAACGAGAAGGGCGACTACCGCACCCAGGACATCTTCGTCTTCACGCCCGTCACCAAGGACGAGGACGACCACATCCTGGGCTACCACGCGCCCACCGGCATCATCCCCAACTTCGTCAGCAAGGCGCGCGCGTACGGCTTCCACGACCTGGACGAGTCCTTCTTCGACCCGGCCACCTACGGCCTGCCGCCGCCGCCCACCTTCCACGCGGGTGAGTCGTACACCGTGCGCTGGGCCCCGTCGCTCAAGCACCGCGAGGAGGGACGTCCGGACCCCGCCCACTTCAAGCAGGAGTGGGCCGCCTTCGAGCAGCGCCTCAAGCAGGACGCCCGCGACGCGAAGGCCGGCAAGGCCGCCGCCGCGCCGCCTCCGCCTCCCGCGCCGGCCGTGCAGGTGCAGGTGCCCGCGAGTCACCCCACCCCGCCGCCCTCGGCGCGCGCCCGGCCGCCGGAGCCTCCGCCGGCCGTGAAGCCCGCAACGCCCGTGGCCCGGCCCGCCGCCGCGCCGCCGCGCCCGCCGCCCGCCATGGACGACGACGCGACGCCGCCGCCCACGCGCAACCCCTTCGCGGAGGCCCCCGAGGAGACGCGCACCGCCATCCCCACCGAGGCCAAGGTCGAGGTCTCCGAGGACCTGCTCGCGGACGATGACGGCCCCAGCACGGTGCCCCCGCGCCGGCCGCCGCCCTTCACCCCGCCTTCGCGGGCACCCTCGCCCAACCTGGCCACCGGCGCACGGCCAGCCCTGGGCGCGCGCCGCCCCCCGCCGTCCCGCCCCGCGCCAGAGCCCGATGAAGACGACGACAGCACCCAGGGCTCGAATGGCGGCTCCGAGAAGACCCAGATTCGCCCGGCCCCGTCGGAGCGGCCCCGGCGCTGA
- the gyrA gene encoding DNA gyrase subunit A, which translates to MADDTTDKPASPSAPPPPDSAGELIPVNIEDEMRRSYLDYSMSVIVGRALPDVRDGLKPVHRRVLYAMNDLGNLHNRAYKKSARVVGDVIGKYHPHGDSSVYDAMVRLAQEWSLRYLLVDGQGNFGSVDGDSPAAMRYTEVRMERLAEDLLADIDKETVDFGPNYDDSLEEPLVLPSKFPNLLVNGSSGIAVGMTTNIPPHNMTEVISGTLHLIDNPGCTVRDLMEFITGPDFPTGAIITGREGIVRAYETGRGQVTIRARSDIETSKRGDREAIIFSEIPYQVNKARLIEKIAELVREKKLEGISDIRDESDRQGMRIVIELKRDAIAQVVLNNLYAMTSLETTFGAVMLAIDGGQPRTLNLKEMLDRFIAHRRDVVTRRTRYELRKALARMHIVEGLLVAQDLIDLVVSLIRASKDPDEARWGLMNILSPALYEHERFATLQRIDYDKAKAQMELLVSRARNEEPSYAGLAHKYEGAGFSEGQAQNILEMRLQRLTGLQREELFRELIGLVRDIARLQDILANERSLLNVIKTELVEIRERYGDKRRTEITGAVDEMTSEDLIAEETMVVTLSHTGYIKRSPLTEYRAQKRGGRGKTGAATKEDDFVSKLFVASTHAYLMPITTKGKLYSLKVHQVPQASRTSRGKAMVNLVQFGEGERLAQVLVTRDFPENRYVFFVTKRGVVKRTDLSAFENVRSSGIIALGIDDGDELVAVMITDGSKDILLSTASGMSIRFPETEVRSMGRQAYGVKGITLEDGDEVVGADVVETDAAILTVTENGYGKRTQEAEYRQQGRGGKGIIDIKTTERNGKVVGLLQVKESDEVMIVTNGGMLIRMRVKEISVIGRNTQGVRLIALENEQEKVMAISKLPESDESEENGEAVAPAEGVVPTAEASAPEATDAAAPADATAEAAAPAEAAVESPPASEEGGTPGGEEPTQG; encoded by the coding sequence ATGGCTGACGACACGACTGACAAGCCGGCATCGCCCTCCGCGCCTCCTCCCCCGGACAGCGCTGGAGAGCTCATTCCCGTCAACATCGAAGACGAGATGCGCCGTTCGTATCTCGACTACTCCATGTCCGTCATCGTGGGGCGCGCGCTGCCCGACGTACGTGACGGACTCAAGCCCGTGCATCGCCGCGTGCTGTACGCGATGAATGACCTGGGCAACCTCCACAACCGGGCCTACAAGAAGTCCGCCCGCGTGGTGGGTGACGTCATCGGTAAGTACCACCCGCACGGTGACTCGTCGGTGTACGACGCCATGGTGCGCCTGGCGCAGGAGTGGAGTCTTCGCTACCTGCTGGTGGACGGCCAGGGCAACTTCGGCTCGGTGGACGGCGACTCGCCAGCGGCCATGCGTTACACGGAAGTGCGCATGGAGCGGCTGGCGGAGGACCTGCTGGCGGACATCGACAAGGAGACGGTGGACTTCGGTCCCAACTACGACGACTCGCTGGAAGAGCCGCTCGTCCTCCCGTCGAAGTTCCCCAACCTCCTGGTCAACGGCAGCAGCGGCATCGCGGTGGGCATGACCACCAACATCCCGCCGCACAACATGACCGAGGTCATCAGTGGCACGCTGCACCTCATCGACAACCCGGGCTGCACGGTCCGGGACCTGATGGAGTTCATCACCGGTCCGGACTTCCCCACCGGCGCCATCATCACCGGGCGCGAGGGCATCGTCCGCGCCTACGAGACGGGCCGTGGCCAGGTCACCATCCGGGCGCGCTCGGACATCGAGACCTCCAAGCGGGGTGACCGCGAGGCCATCATCTTCTCGGAGATTCCGTACCAGGTGAACAAGGCGCGGCTCATCGAGAAGATCGCCGAGCTGGTGCGCGAGAAGAAGCTGGAGGGCATCAGCGACATCCGCGACGAGAGCGACCGCCAGGGCATGCGCATCGTCATCGAGCTCAAGCGCGATGCGATTGCGCAGGTGGTGCTCAACAACCTGTACGCGATGACGTCGCTGGAGACGACCTTCGGCGCGGTGATGCTGGCCATCGACGGCGGCCAGCCGCGCACGCTCAACCTGAAGGAGATGCTGGACCGGTTCATCGCGCACCGCCGTGACGTGGTGACGCGCCGCACGCGCTACGAGCTGCGCAAGGCGCTGGCGCGCATGCACATCGTCGAAGGTCTGCTCGTCGCGCAGGACCTCATCGACCTGGTGGTCAGCCTCATCCGCGCGTCCAAGGACCCGGACGAGGCGCGCTGGGGCCTGATGAACATCCTGTCGCCCGCGCTGTACGAGCACGAGCGCTTCGCGACCCTCCAGCGCATCGACTACGACAAGGCGAAGGCGCAGATGGAGCTGCTCGTCTCTCGCGCGCGCAACGAGGAGCCCAGCTACGCGGGCCTGGCGCACAAGTACGAGGGCGCGGGCTTCAGCGAGGGCCAGGCGCAGAACATCCTGGAGATGCGCCTGCAGCGGCTCACCGGCCTGCAGCGCGAGGAGCTGTTCCGCGAGCTCATCGGCCTGGTGCGCGACATCGCGCGCCTGCAGGACATCCTGGCCAACGAGCGCAGCCTGCTCAACGTCATCAAGACGGAGCTCGTGGAGATTCGCGAGCGCTACGGCGACAAGCGCCGCACGGAAATCACCGGCGCCGTGGATGAGATGACCAGCGAGGACCTCATCGCCGAAGAGACGATGGTGGTCACGCTGTCGCACACGGGCTACATCAAGCGCTCGCCGCTGACCGAGTACCGGGCGCAGAAGCGCGGTGGGCGCGGGAAGACGGGCGCTGCGACGAAGGAAGACGATTTCGTCAGCAAGCTGTTCGTGGCCAGCACGCACGCGTACCTGATGCCCATCACCACGAAGGGCAAGCTGTACTCGCTGAAGGTGCACCAGGTTCCGCAGGCCAGCCGCACGTCGCGCGGCAAGGCCATGGTGAACCTGGTGCAGTTCGGCGAGGGCGAGCGGCTGGCGCAGGTGCTGGTGACGCGTGACTTCCCGGAGAACCGCTACGTCTTCTTCGTGACGAAGCGGGGCGTGGTGAAGCGCACGGACCTGAGCGCGTTCGAGAACGTTCGCTCCAGCGGCATCATCGCGCTGGGTATCGACGACGGTGACGAGCTGGTGGCGGTGATGATTACCGACGGCAGCAAGGACATCCTGCTGTCGACGGCGTCGGGCATGAGCATCCGCTTCCCGGAGACGGAGGTCCGCTCCATGGGCCGCCAGGCCTACGGCGTGAAGGGAATCACGCTGGAGGACGGCGACGAGGTGGTGGGCGCCGACGTGGTGGAGACGGACGCGGCCATCCTCACGGTGACGGAGAACGGCTACGGCAAGCGGACGCAGGAGGCCGAGTACCGGCAGCAGGGCCGTGGCGGCAAGGGCATCATCGACATCAAGACCACCGAGCGGAACGGCAAGGTGGTGGGTCTGCTCCAGGTGAAGGAGTCGGACGAGGTGATGATTGTCACCAACGGCGGCATGCTCATCCGCATGCGGGTGAAGGAGATCTCCGTCATCGGTCGCAACACGCAGGGCGTGCGGCTGATTGCCCTGGAGAACGAGCAGGAGAAGGTCATGGCCATCTCCAAGCTGCCCGAGAGCGACGAGTCCGAGGAGAACGGCGAGGCGGTGGCGCCGGCCGAGGGCGTGGTGCCCACGGCGGAGGCTAGCGCTCCGGAGGCGACCGACGCCGCTGCGCCTGCGGACGCCACGGCTGAGGCCGCAGCGCCAGCGGAAGCCGCTGTCGAGTCGCCCCCGGCGTCCGAGGAGGGTGGCACCCCGGGTGGCGAGGAGCCCACGCAGGGCTGA
- a CDS encoding acyl-CoA thioesterase, with the protein MTAAFLAATTPEPLSPNRYGIRFTAPWYQGKGAYGGIVAGATLRALEHTLAQAQQPGRPVRTLTVHFCAPAVEGGAEIQTRIERTGRLVTHATARIESAAGVLCVATATFGTSRGGATEYFDVKRPVVPPPEDVPVVPDDVPMPTFCSFFEYRFCVGSAPYSGADVAETGGWLRPREPMVLDAPLCVGLMDAYPPSVLSRVDGFHAAASVDFTVHFFHDLPRPGLREDAHFLRTGRSRQAAEGYSEDFQQLWTQEGELLAQCRQLVAVLG; encoded by the coding sequence ATGACCGCTGCCTTCCTCGCCGCCACCACCCCCGAGCCGCTCTCTCCCAACCGCTACGGCATCCGCTTCACCGCGCCCTGGTACCAGGGCAAGGGTGCCTATGGCGGCATCGTGGCGGGGGCGACGCTGCGCGCGTTGGAGCACACCCTGGCGCAGGCCCAGCAGCCGGGCCGTCCCGTGCGCACGCTCACCGTGCACTTCTGCGCGCCCGCGGTGGAGGGGGGGGCGGAAATCCAGACGCGCATCGAAAGGACGGGGAGGCTCGTCACGCACGCGACGGCGCGCATCGAGAGCGCCGCGGGTGTGCTGTGCGTGGCCACCGCCACGTTCGGCACCTCGCGCGGCGGCGCGACGGAGTACTTCGACGTGAAGCGCCCGGTGGTGCCGCCGCCGGAAGACGTCCCCGTGGTGCCGGACGACGTGCCCATGCCCACCTTCTGCAGCTTCTTCGAGTACCGCTTCTGCGTGGGCTCGGCGCCGTACTCCGGCGCGGACGTGGCGGAGACGGGCGGTTGGCTTCGCCCGCGTGAGCCCATGGTGCTGGACGCGCCGCTGTGCGTGGGGTTGATGGACGCCTATCCGCCGTCGGTGCTCTCGCGCGTGGATGGGTTCCACGCGGCGGCCAGCGTGGACTTCACCGTGCACTTCTTCCACGACCTGCCGCGCCCGGGCCTGCGCGAGGACGCCCACTTCCTGCGCACGGGGCGCTCACGGCAGGCGGCGGAGGGGTACTCGGAGGACTTCCAGCAGCTGTGGACCCAGGAGGGCGAGCTGCTGGCTCAGTGCCGCCAGTTGGTGGCGGTGCTGGGGTAG